One segment of Mycolicibacterium baixiangningiae DNA contains the following:
- a CDS encoding ArsR/SmtB family transcription factor gives MRMLHHPAVDEIRLDAVLSALADPIRRKIVCRLADDDGDQPCAAFELPVTKSTGTHHFRVLREAGVIEQRYQGTSIMSALRDADLEARFPGVLSAVLASARSEVDARP, from the coding sequence ATGCGGATGCTGCACCATCCAGCTGTGGACGAGATCAGGTTGGACGCGGTGCTGTCGGCGCTTGCCGATCCGATTCGGCGCAAGATTGTCTGCCGCCTAGCCGATGACGACGGTGATCAGCCGTGCGCGGCCTTCGAACTACCGGTCACCAAATCAACCGGTACGCACCACTTTCGAGTGCTGCGAGAGGCGGGTGTAATCGAGCAGAGATACCAGGGGACGTCGATCATGAGTGCACTGCGGGACGCCGACCTGGAGGCGCGATTTCCCGGCGTACTGAGTGCCGTCCTTGCAAGCGCCCGAAGCGAGGTCGACGCCCGACCCTGA
- a CDS encoding DUF427 domain-containing protein → MAGRPVLEPTAEHPITVTPTGRHVTVEVNGTVIAETDDALTLQEADYPAVQYIPMRDVAESALVCSDTTTYCPYKGDAAYYHVNAADQTVEDVIWTYGQPYPAVADIAGHVAFYPDKADVTVG, encoded by the coding sequence ATGGCCGGACGCCCCGTCCTCGAACCCACCGCGGAACACCCCATCACCGTCACGCCCACCGGACGGCACGTCACGGTGGAGGTGAACGGCACCGTAATCGCCGAGACCGACGACGCGCTCACCCTGCAGGAGGCGGACTACCCTGCGGTGCAGTACATCCCGATGCGTGATGTCGCCGAGTCGGCGCTGGTCTGCAGTGACACCACCACCTACTGTCCGTACAAGGGCGACGCCGCCTATTACCATGTCAACGCCGCCGATCAGACCGTCGAGGACGTGATCTGGACCTACGGCCAGCCCTATCCGGCGGTCGCCGACATCGCCGGGCATGTCGCGTTCTATCCGGACAAAGCCGACGTCACGGTCGGCTGA
- a CDS encoding alpha/beta fold hydrolase has protein sequence MPRLPGIPALAAVGEIPPGRTVDLPGRGSTYVIDYGPQDGPTYLLLHSVACTGLMTWYPALDVVKQFGRVVVFDQRCHGHGISSPRFLLEDCADDVVALADALGIRTFVPVGYSMGSLIAQLVWRRHRERVDGLVLCAAAAAVSRASYERLATGIFAAFIDAFSPPLRGPSLTPVSSAADGVFGVPQWLLGQFRATSPGAITRAVAEITRFDSRPWVGEIDVPTSVVITLRDHAFGTGRQRWLAGQIPDAQVVPVDAGHASCTLQSDRFVPALSEAISSVHDRVLSAAAS, from the coding sequence ATGCCGAGACTTCCCGGTATCCCGGCGCTGGCCGCCGTCGGTGAGATCCCTCCCGGACGGACCGTCGATCTGCCCGGCCGCGGCAGCACGTATGTGATCGATTACGGGCCGCAGGACGGACCGACGTATCTCCTGCTGCACTCGGTGGCCTGCACCGGGCTGATGACCTGGTATCCGGCGCTGGACGTGGTCAAGCAGTTCGGCCGGGTGGTGGTGTTCGACCAACGCTGTCACGGGCACGGCATCAGCTCGCCCCGGTTCCTCCTCGAAGACTGCGCCGACGACGTCGTCGCGCTGGCTGACGCCCTCGGTATCCGCACGTTCGTGCCGGTCGGCTACTCGATGGGCTCGCTGATCGCCCAGTTGGTGTGGCGGCGTCACCGGGAACGTGTCGACGGGCTCGTGCTGTGCGCCGCGGCCGCGGCCGTCTCCCGCGCGAGCTACGAGCGCCTGGCCACCGGCATCTTTGCGGCCTTCATCGACGCGTTCAGCCCGCCGCTGCGGGGGCCGTCGCTCACGCCGGTCTCCTCGGCGGCCGATGGCGTATTCGGGGTACCGCAGTGGTTGCTCGGTCAGTTCCGCGCCACCAGCCCCGGTGCGATCACCCGTGCCGTCGCCGAGATCACGCGGTTCGACTCGCGGCCGTGGGTAGGGGAGATCGACGTGCCGACGTCGGTGGTGATCACACTGCGTGACCATGCCTTCGGGACCGGGCGCCAGCGGTGGCTGGCCGGTCAGATACCTGATGCACAGGTGGTGCCGGTCGATGCGGGCCATGCCAGCTGCACGTTGCAGTCCGACCGGTTCGTGCCGGCGCTGAGCGAGGCGATCAGTTCGGTGCACGACCGCGTGCTCTCCGCCGCAGCATCGTGA
- a CDS encoding SRPBCC family protein yields the protein MTNPDAASAQATVDIAADPDAVYRLITDLPTLAELAEETSAMQWKKGDAARPGAVFVGRNRNGSRSWNTTCTVTDAAPGRAFAFDVRKFAIPVSHWRYEIAPTATGCRVTESTWDRRPGWFRKPGAWATGVSDRATANVENIATTLRRLKARAER from the coding sequence ATGACGAACCCCGACGCCGCCTCGGCGCAGGCCACGGTCGACATCGCCGCCGACCCGGACGCGGTGTACCGCCTCATCACCGATCTTCCCACCCTCGCCGAACTCGCCGAGGAGACTTCGGCGATGCAGTGGAAGAAGGGCGACGCCGCCCGGCCCGGTGCGGTGTTCGTCGGCCGCAACCGCAACGGATCACGGTCGTGGAACACCACCTGCACCGTCACCGACGCCGCGCCGGGTCGCGCGTTCGCCTTCGACGTGCGCAAATTCGCGATCCCGGTGTCGCACTGGCGCTACGAGATCGCGCCGACCGCGACGGGCTGCCGGGTCACCGAGAGCACTTGGGACCGCAGGCCGGGATGGTTCCGGAAACCAGGCGCCTGGGCGACCGGCGTCAGTGACCGAGCCACCGCCAACGTCGAGAACATCGCCACGACGCTGCGACGGCTGAAGGCCCGCGCCGAGCGCTGA
- a CDS encoding PNPOx family protein has product MPAPRWLARANRVGLNRVVKYLAPWLPGFGMVVHRGRTSGREFRTPINLFRRRDGFVFALTYGSDADWVKNVIAAGGCEVITRRRRYALTDPQLYVDPSRSDMPKIPPVRYLLAVANVSEFLYLRTVP; this is encoded by the coding sequence ATGCCGGCTCCCAGGTGGCTCGCCCGGGCGAATCGGGTCGGCCTCAACCGGGTGGTCAAGTACCTCGCACCGTGGCTGCCGGGCTTCGGCATGGTCGTCCACCGCGGGCGCACATCCGGCCGGGAGTTCCGGACGCCGATCAACCTCTTCCGCCGTCGCGACGGATTCGTTTTCGCGCTCACCTACGGTTCGGATGCGGACTGGGTGAAGAACGTGATCGCCGCCGGCGGGTGTGAAGTCATCACGCGGCGACGGCGCTATGCGCTGACCGACCCGCAGCTCTACGTGGACCCGAGCCGCTCCGATATGCCCAAGATCCCGCCGGTGCGCTATCTCCTTGCGGTGGCGAACGTTTCGGAGTTCCTCTATCTGCGGACAGTCCCGTGA
- a CDS encoding DUF5914 domain-containing protein: MNVFAGVKSKWAKLTPFQVLPRIDWAEQKPTYQDAQPALINGALSRAQSRPSGNWFPFAGSDSIRRKPLGTSVAGVELVAWRGTGGELHVGPASCPHLGADLSTGTIDCGTLICPWHGLRLSGERREFGWKPLPAYDDGVLTWVRLDRVGGEEPTERPIVPVRPDGPVLSAVTRLVGVCEPADVIANRLDPWHGGWFHPYSFTRLEVLSAPAAGDVPEEEDRFLVAVTFRIGRLGVPVVAEFVAPEPRTIVMRIVDGEGAGSVVETHATPVGPGPDGRPRTAVIEAVVAHSDRPRFGYGQKVAPLITPLMRHAATRLWRDDLAYAERLYAVRTR, encoded by the coding sequence ATGAACGTGTTCGCCGGCGTCAAGAGCAAGTGGGCGAAACTGACACCGTTCCAGGTGCTTCCGCGCATCGACTGGGCGGAGCAGAAGCCCACTTACCAGGACGCGCAGCCGGCGCTGATCAATGGCGCGCTCAGCCGTGCGCAGTCCCGCCCGAGCGGCAACTGGTTCCCGTTCGCGGGCAGTGACAGCATCCGGCGCAAACCGCTGGGCACCTCGGTCGCCGGCGTCGAGCTCGTCGCGTGGCGGGGTACCGGCGGCGAACTGCACGTCGGCCCGGCGAGCTGCCCGCATCTGGGCGCCGACCTGTCCACCGGGACGATCGACTGCGGCACGCTGATCTGTCCGTGGCACGGGTTGCGGCTCTCCGGGGAGCGGCGGGAGTTCGGGTGGAAACCGTTGCCCGCCTACGACGACGGGGTGCTGACCTGGGTCCGTCTCGACCGCGTCGGTGGCGAAGAACCGACGGAGCGCCCGATCGTCCCGGTACGTCCGGACGGGCCTGTCCTGTCGGCGGTGACCCGGTTGGTCGGCGTCTGCGAACCCGCCGACGTGATCGCCAACCGGCTCGATCCGTGGCACGGCGGATGGTTCCACCCGTACTCGTTCACCCGGTTGGAGGTACTCAGCGCGCCCGCGGCGGGTGACGTACCCGAGGAAGAGGACCGTTTCCTCGTCGCGGTGACGTTCCGGATCGGCCGGCTGGGGGTGCCGGTGGTGGCGGAGTTCGTCGCGCCCGAACCGCGCACGATCGTCATGCGGATCGTCGACGGGGAGGGTGCGGGCAGCGTGGTGGAAACCCACGCGACACCGGTGGGCCCTGGCCCCGACGGGCGGCCGCGCACGGCGGTGATCGAAGCCGTTGTCGCGCACTCGGATCGGCCCCGCTTCGGCTATGGGCAGAAGGTGGCGCCGTTGATCACCCCGCTGATGCGCCACGCGGCGACCCGGCTGTGGCGCGACGATCTGGCGTACGCGGAACGGTTGTACGCGGTCCGCACCCGCTGA
- a CDS encoding NADH:flavin oxidoreductase/NADH oxidase, whose product MPALFRPITLRGLTVPNRVWMSPMCTYSAESGERAGTPTDCHLVHYASRAAGGVGLVMVEATAVRSDGRISPWDLGLWADAQTPDFKRLAKAISAAGAVPAIQLAHAGRKGSLERPWRGGGPLAVSNGGWPTVGPSAIAFPGYPRPTAADRSEMANLVASFASAARRALEAGFEVVEVNAAHGYLLQSFLSPISNRRTDEFGGSLVNRARFVLEVLDAVRAIWPQHMPVFLRISTTDWIAEDPADSREGWTVADSIQLALWAREHGVDLLDGSSGGVEPKPIPSARDYQTALAARIRSEASVAIAAVGRITEATWADELVRTGQADAVFIGRALLRDASWPNNAAAQLGVPPRFVEQYAYAL is encoded by the coding sequence GTGCCTGCGTTGTTCAGACCCATCACGCTGCGGGGCCTCACCGTGCCGAACAGGGTGTGGATGTCACCGATGTGCACCTACTCCGCGGAGTCGGGCGAACGGGCCGGCACGCCAACGGACTGCCATCTCGTGCACTACGCGTCACGCGCTGCTGGAGGCGTTGGGTTGGTGATGGTTGAAGCGACCGCGGTAAGGAGTGATGGTCGCATTTCGCCGTGGGATTTGGGTCTTTGGGCCGATGCGCAGACGCCGGACTTCAAGCGACTGGCGAAGGCAATCTCCGCTGCGGGCGCAGTGCCGGCGATTCAGCTTGCACACGCCGGCCGCAAGGGCTCACTGGAGCGTCCGTGGCGTGGTGGCGGTCCCCTGGCGGTGAGCAATGGAGGTTGGCCGACGGTGGGGCCAAGCGCCATTGCGTTTCCCGGTTACCCTCGCCCCACAGCCGCAGATCGATCGGAGATGGCGAATCTCGTGGCATCATTTGCATCTGCGGCGCGACGCGCACTCGAAGCCGGCTTCGAAGTGGTCGAGGTCAATGCAGCACACGGGTATCTGCTGCAGTCCTTTCTATCGCCGATCTCCAATCGGCGCACCGATGAGTTCGGTGGGAGCTTGGTGAACAGAGCGCGCTTCGTCCTCGAAGTGCTCGATGCGGTACGCGCCATCTGGCCGCAACATATGCCGGTGTTCCTGCGAATTTCGACAACCGACTGGATCGCCGAAGACCCTGCCGATAGCCGCGAGGGATGGACTGTCGCGGACTCGATTCAGCTAGCGCTTTGGGCGCGCGAGCACGGGGTGGACCTCCTGGACGGGTCCTCGGGTGGTGTTGAGCCGAAACCAATTCCATCGGCGCGTGACTACCAAACGGCACTCGCTGCGCGAATCCGGTCGGAGGCATCAGTCGCCATCGCCGCGGTGGGCCGCATCACGGAGGCAACCTGGGCCGACGAACTCGTGCGCACGGGTCAAGCGGATGCGGTCTTCATAGGCCGTGCCCTGCTGAGAGATGCTTCGTGGCCAAACAATGCAGCAGCTCAGCTTGGAGTTCCTCCGCGTTTCGTCGAGCAGTATGCATATGCGCTGTGA
- a CDS encoding DUF4262 domain-containing protein, with product MSDPGRMLAATTTKGAAMCWHCDHPEATRNDYLDVVYDKILRNGWAVQYVESERRPFAYTVGLHECGLPELLITAVDPKRALLVLNTVADYCIAHDGPVLAGDTMSLPDQLLEFVEVSQPDAHMGIAIGIYGRDVRALQLVWADANYEWPWSARFNPGGVRQPVFGKRETRCPLHRSEPKAVN from the coding sequence ATGTCAGACCCCGGGCGCATGCTGGCGGCAACGACGACGAAAGGTGCAGCCATGTGCTGGCATTGCGATCACCCGGAGGCCACTCGGAACGACTACCTCGACGTGGTGTACGACAAGATCCTGAGGAACGGTTGGGCAGTCCAGTACGTCGAGAGCGAGCGCAGACCGTTCGCCTACACCGTCGGCCTGCACGAGTGCGGGCTCCCCGAACTCCTCATCACCGCCGTGGACCCCAAGCGCGCGCTGCTCGTGTTGAACACCGTGGCGGATTACTGCATCGCGCACGACGGCCCGGTCCTGGCGGGAGACACCATGTCGCTGCCCGATCAGCTGCTGGAGTTCGTCGAGGTGTCCCAACCCGACGCACACATGGGGATTGCCATCGGCATCTACGGTCGCGATGTGCGCGCGCTGCAGTTGGTATGGGCGGACGCGAACTACGAGTGGCCGTGGTCGGCACGGTTCAACCCCGGAGGAGTGCGTCAACCGGTATTCGGGAAGCGGGAGACTCGTTGCCCGCTCCACCGGTCAGAACCGAAGGCGGTCAACTGA
- a CDS encoding WS/DGAT/MGAT family O-acyltransferase: protein MKRLSGWDALLLNSETPNVHQHTLKVAVVDTSEFEGEPGFEVFCETLRSRMHLLEPMRYELVGIPLRLHRPMWRENADVDLGYHVRRVRVAAPGGRRELDQLIGEIAGTALDRTRPLWQLYYAEGLANRRIAVIGKVHHALADGVASANLMARAMEWVDLMPGAGGRDITGARPSAVELIRGAVRDHARTLTKLPDVVRDGAVGIYRVRRRSRQRHGHPDLARQFHPPPTFLNHKLSPARSFASATLSLAEAKETSRHLGVTINDLVLATAAGGLRDLLLTYDGHPDEPIIASVPVATDTSRDRITGNALSTMLVSLPVHIDDPLEQVRLTAVAAGIAKENHDLLGPGTVGRSLEYVPPTALRTVFGWTSRRKAPNQLFNVIVSNVPGPRRRGCVAGAVVSEIYSVGPLAAGSAMNVTVWSYVDQLNISVLTDGSTLADTHEATDAMVRAFARIRSAAGFTETRTRADTSLP, encoded by the coding sequence GTGAAACGGCTCAGCGGGTGGGATGCCTTGCTGTTGAACAGCGAAACGCCCAACGTGCACCAGCACACGTTGAAGGTGGCCGTTGTCGACACCTCGGAGTTCGAGGGAGAGCCGGGCTTCGAGGTCTTCTGCGAGACCCTGCGCAGCAGGATGCATCTCCTGGAGCCCATGCGCTACGAACTGGTCGGCATCCCGCTGCGTCTGCACCGCCCGATGTGGCGCGAGAACGCCGACGTCGACCTCGGCTACCACGTGCGGCGGGTTCGGGTGGCCGCTCCGGGTGGACGGCGCGAACTCGACCAACTCATCGGTGAAATCGCGGGCACCGCCCTGGATCGCACACGTCCGCTGTGGCAGCTCTACTACGCCGAGGGGCTCGCGAACCGTCGGATCGCGGTCATCGGGAAGGTTCATCACGCGCTCGCCGACGGTGTGGCCTCGGCGAATCTGATGGCGCGCGCCATGGAATGGGTCGATCTCATGCCCGGCGCCGGCGGACGGGACATCACGGGTGCCCGGCCGTCGGCGGTGGAGCTGATCCGCGGTGCGGTCCGCGACCATGCGCGCACGCTGACAAAGCTGCCCGACGTCGTCAGGGACGGCGCCGTCGGGATCTACCGGGTGCGGCGACGGTCCCGGCAGCGCCACGGGCACCCCGACCTGGCTCGCCAGTTCCACCCGCCGCCGACGTTCTTGAACCACAAGCTCTCACCGGCCCGCAGCTTCGCGAGCGCTACCTTGTCGCTGGCCGAGGCCAAGGAGACGAGTAGGCATCTCGGCGTCACGATCAACGATCTGGTGTTGGCGACGGCGGCGGGCGGGCTGCGCGATCTGCTGCTGACCTACGACGGCCACCCCGACGAACCCATCATCGCCTCGGTGCCGGTCGCCACGGACACCTCGAGGGACCGGATCACCGGCAACGCTCTGAGCACCATGCTGGTGTCACTGCCGGTGCACATCGACGACCCTCTCGAGCAGGTTCGACTGACCGCTGTTGCGGCCGGGATCGCCAAGGAGAACCACGACCTCCTCGGCCCCGGCACGGTCGGGCGCTCGCTGGAGTATGTGCCCCCCACGGCCCTGCGCACGGTCTTCGGCTGGACCTCCCGGCGCAAGGCGCCCAATCAGCTGTTCAACGTGATCGTCTCGAACGTGCCCGGACCTCGACGCCGAGGCTGCGTCGCCGGGGCGGTGGTGAGCGAGATCTACTCGGTGGGGCCCCTGGCCGCGGGCAGCGCCATGAACGTCACCGTGTGGAGCTATGTCGACCAGCTGAACATCTCGGTGCTCACCGACGGCTCGACGCTCGCGGACACTCACGAGGCGACCGACGCGATGGTCCGCGCCTTCGCCCGGATACGCAGTGCCGCGGGCTTCACCGAGACCCGGACCCGGGCCGACACGTCGCTGCCGTAA
- a CDS encoding nuclear transport factor 2 family protein: MTNTAPTGFTNAELTAAFATFEETVAQAAQTRDWDPWVEQYSSDVVYVEHAAGTMRGREEVRSWIWKTMTTFPGSYMTSFPSRWSVADEATGRVICELDNPMRDPGDGTIVSATNISIVTYAGDGQWSRQEDVYNPLRFVSATVKWCRKAAELGTLTDEAAAWMQQYGGGRP, translated from the coding sequence GTGACGAACACCGCCCCCACCGGGTTCACCAATGCCGAGCTGACAGCGGCGTTCGCGACGTTCGAGGAGACGGTCGCCCAGGCCGCCCAGACCCGCGACTGGGATCCCTGGGTCGAGCAGTACAGCTCCGACGTCGTATACGTCGAACACGCCGCGGGCACCATGCGCGGCCGGGAAGAGGTCCGGTCCTGGATCTGGAAGACGATGACCACCTTCCCCGGCAGCTACATGACCTCGTTCCCCTCGCGGTGGTCGGTCGCCGACGAGGCCACCGGGCGGGTCATCTGCGAACTCGACAACCCGATGCGCGATCCGGGTGACGGCACGATCGTCAGCGCCACCAACATCTCCATCGTGACCTACGCCGGGGACGGTCAGTGGTCCCGTCAGGAGGACGTCTACAACCCGCTGCGGTTCGTCTCGGCGACGGTGAAGTGGTGCCGCAAGGCGGCCGAGCTCGGCACGCTCACCGACGAGGCGGCGGCCTGGATGCAGCAGTACGGCGGAGGTCGCCCATGA
- a CDS encoding Rv1733c family protein: MSLSVRARCTRRRLAGGPLVRLVDRVEAGAALTAAALLIVAGFFAVQVSTSVRADQTHAAEMDAANRHPIEAVALERSQVKPQRPITTFTVPVQWFANGVTRDRTVEIQHPVKAGDRVSLWIDDQGNAVSAPRSEADARASGLGAGLGFWLLSLCVVATALLVLRRALNRVRYRAWDRGLLLLVGKGGGSTAYSP; encoded by the coding sequence ATGAGCCTGTCCGTGCGAGCACGGTGCACCCGGCGTCGTCTCGCGGGCGGCCCGCTCGTGCGGCTCGTCGACCGGGTGGAGGCGGGCGCAGCGCTGACAGCCGCCGCCCTGCTGATTGTGGCGGGCTTTTTCGCTGTGCAGGTTTCGACGTCAGTCCGCGCCGATCAAACGCACGCCGCCGAAATGGACGCGGCGAACCGGCATCCCATCGAGGCCGTCGCCCTCGAACGGAGCCAAGTGAAACCCCAACGGCCCATCACGACGTTCACGGTGCCGGTGCAGTGGTTCGCGAACGGCGTCACACGGGACAGGACTGTCGAGATTCAGCACCCGGTCAAAGCCGGTGACCGCGTCAGCCTCTGGATCGACGATCAGGGCAACGCCGTCTCGGCCCCGAGGAGCGAAGCGGACGCTCGGGCGAGTGGACTCGGCGCCGGTCTGGGGTTCTGGTTGCTGAGCCTCTGCGTGGTCGCCACCGCATTGCTCGTGCTCCGGCGGGCGTTGAACCGAGTGCGGTATCGCGCCTGGGACCGCGGTCTCCTACTTCTCGTCGGCAAGGGGGGCGGCTCGACCGCTTACAGTCCGTGA
- a CDS encoding FAD-dependent oxidoreductase, producing MSDPRRVVHPAPAGLPDATSLGDRPRAVVVGGGIAGLTAATGLAERGVSVDVVEREPYLGGRVGGWTDDVDGVGAAAMNRGFHAFFRQYYNLRTLLRRVDPHLSMLTAVEDYPLIDGQGRRDTFRGLPQTPPFNAVAFALRSPTFRLRDLARLNARAAAPLATVSVPDIYDRLDHTDADTFLRDINFPEAARHLAFEVFSRSFFAQPPDLSAAELATMFHIYFLGSSEGLVFDVANDNFDVALWEPLRRYLEGLGVRFHTGVSVTSVEPGFTVHCDSGQALSADGVVLATDVPGLRQIIGASGELGDEPWRATVDGLGTAPPFLVHRIWLDRPVAADRPAFLGTGGLTPLDNVSVLERYERQAADWAHLTGGSVVELHSYAVTDAGDELPRRLLARLHGIFPETADANIVGERLLLRGDCPRFAPGDFAVRPAVDTPVDGMALAGDGIRIDLPVALMERAATTGWAAANRLLAHFGVAGHALTTVPTTGRSATLRRLARRGRQLQS from the coding sequence ATGAGCGATCCCCGACGTGTCGTCCACCCGGCGCCGGCCGGCCTGCCCGATGCCACCTCGCTGGGCGACCGCCCGCGCGCGGTGGTGGTCGGCGGCGGGATCGCCGGGCTGACCGCCGCGACCGGACTGGCCGAGCGCGGCGTGTCCGTGGACGTCGTCGAGCGCGAACCGTACCTGGGTGGCCGGGTCGGCGGGTGGACCGACGACGTCGACGGTGTGGGCGCGGCGGCGATGAACCGCGGGTTCCACGCCTTCTTCCGCCAGTACTACAACCTGCGCACCCTGCTGCGCCGCGTCGATCCACACCTGTCGATGCTCACCGCGGTGGAGGACTATCCGCTCATCGACGGTCAGGGCCGCCGGGACACCTTCCGCGGTCTGCCGCAGACCCCGCCGTTCAACGCGGTCGCGTTCGCCTTGCGCAGTCCCACCTTCCGGCTGCGGGATCTGGCCCGGCTCAACGCGCGGGCGGCCGCGCCGCTGGCGACGGTGTCGGTGCCCGACATCTATGACCGGCTCGACCACACCGATGCCGATACGTTCCTGCGCGACATCAACTTTCCGGAGGCCGCCCGACATCTGGCGTTCGAGGTCTTCTCGCGCAGCTTCTTCGCCCAGCCGCCGGACCTGTCGGCGGCGGAACTGGCGACGATGTTCCACATCTACTTCCTCGGTTCCAGCGAAGGGCTGGTGTTCGACGTCGCGAACGACAACTTCGACGTCGCGCTGTGGGAGCCGTTGCGGCGGTACCTCGAGGGCCTCGGCGTGCGGTTCCACACCGGGGTGTCGGTGACGTCGGTGGAACCGGGCTTCACGGTGCACTGCGATTCGGGGCAGGCGCTGTCCGCCGACGGCGTGGTGCTGGCCACCGATGTCCCCGGATTGCGCCAGATCATAGGTGCCTCAGGAGAACTCGGCGACGAGCCGTGGCGCGCGACCGTCGACGGACTCGGCACCGCACCGCCGTTCCTGGTGCACCGCATCTGGCTGGACCGTCCGGTGGCGGCCGACCGGCCCGCGTTCCTGGGCACCGGGGGCCTGACGCCACTCGACAACGTCAGCGTGCTCGAGCGTTACGAACGCCAGGCCGCCGACTGGGCGCACCTCACCGGAGGCTCTGTCGTGGAACTGCATTCGTACGCGGTGACCGACGCTGGCGACGAGTTGCCGCGGCGGCTGCTGGCCCGGTTGCACGGGATCTTCCCCGAGACCGCGGACGCGAACATCGTCGGCGAGCGGCTCCTGCTGCGCGGTGACTGTCCGCGGTTCGCCCCCGGCGACTTCGCCGTCCGGCCCGCCGTGGACACCCCCGTCGACGGTATGGCGCTGGCCGGAGACGGGATCCGCATCGACCTGCCGGTGGCGCTGATGGAACGTGCCGCGACGACCGGCTGGGCGGCCGCCAACCGCCTGCTCGCCCACTTCGGCGTCGCCGGGCACGCCCTGACGACCGTGCCGACCACCGGGCGATCCGCAACGCTGCGGCGACTCGCCCGGCGAGGAAGGCAATTGCAGTCATGA
- a CDS encoding NAD-dependent epimerase/dehydratase family protein has product MSTALVIGANGFLGSHVTRQLVADGHDVRAMVRAGAKTVGIDDLAVRRYQGDIWDDDTLREAMTGCDDVYYCVVDARGWLRDAAPLFRTNVEGTRNVLDVAVGIPLRRFVFTSSYVTVGRRRGRRASEGDVIGTRGVTPYVRSRVQGEELVLRYARERGLPGVAMCVSTTYGSGDWGRTPHGAVIAGAALGKLPFVMGGIELEAVGVDDAARALILAAEKGRVGERYLISEKMISNADVARIAAEAAGVAPPARSIPLPVSYALAALGSAKSRLRGTDERLSLESLRLMRAEAPLDHSKAVRELGWQPRPVEESIAEAARFWVELRNAKQASRTQR; this is encoded by the coding sequence ATGAGCACCGCGCTGGTCATCGGGGCCAACGGTTTCCTCGGCTCCCACGTCACCCGCCAACTCGTCGCCGACGGCCACGACGTGCGGGCGATGGTGCGCGCAGGTGCCAAGACGGTCGGCATCGACGACCTGGCCGTGCGGCGGTACCAGGGCGACATCTGGGACGACGACACGTTGCGTGAGGCGATGACCGGGTGCGACGACGTGTACTACTGCGTGGTCGACGCCCGCGGGTGGCTGCGCGACGCCGCCCCGCTGTTTCGCACCAACGTCGAAGGCACCCGAAACGTGCTGGACGTGGCCGTCGGAATCCCGTTGCGCCGCTTCGTGTTCACCAGCAGCTATGTCACCGTCGGCCGTCGTCGCGGCCGGCGGGCCAGCGAGGGCGACGTGATCGGCACGCGGGGTGTCACGCCCTATGTGCGGTCGCGGGTGCAGGGTGAGGAACTGGTGCTGCGGTACGCCCGCGAGCGCGGGCTGCCCGGGGTGGCCATGTGCGTGTCGACCACCTACGGCAGCGGTGACTGGGGCCGGACCCCGCACGGAGCGGTCATCGCCGGCGCTGCGTTGGGCAAGCTGCCCTTCGTGATGGGCGGTATCGAACTCGAGGCGGTCGGTGTCGACGACGCGGCCCGCGCGCTCATCCTGGCCGCCGAGAAGGGCCGTGTCGGTGAGCGGTACCTGATCTCGGAGAAGATGATCAGCAACGCCGACGTCGCGCGCATCGCGGCGGAGGCCGCCGGGGTGGCGCCACCAGCACGGTCGATACCGCTCCCGGTGTCGTATGCGCTCGCCGCGCTGGGCAGTGCCAAGTCACGGCTGAGGGGCACCGACGAACGGCTGTCGCTGGAATCGCTGCGGCTGATGCGCGCCGAGGCCCCGCTCGACCACAGCAAGGCTGTGCGGGAACTGGGGTGGCAGCCGCGGCCGGTCGAGGAGTCGATCGCCGAGGCCGCCCGGTTCTGGGTGGAGCTGCGAAACGCCAAGCAGGCGAGTAGGACTCAGAGGTAG